Proteins encoded together in one Bactrocera neohumeralis isolate Rockhampton chromosome 4, APGP_CSIRO_Bneo_wtdbg2-racon-allhic-juicebox.fasta_v2, whole genome shotgun sequence window:
- the LOC126755961 gene encoding uncharacterized protein LOC126755961, producing MSFLKRLAKCVIATVRTKNIANDITNTFFDIVRGESNKVQAKESKCPPQREPYRKRNTKAIYYRSHCAKPYPICGVKMLSLKSCKPQRTWSIEVEKCCTELCKWAHPRFDDLYYMPGDNLNKKYQRTWAECTTFRVAPKAICCHQQTKYKPPKRRKPRRAIPVCDDMKTCRLTLLCRNHLSKRCPKLIWPGCKPAREPPDCHLKRADCGPRKCTPYPSFSECLKDKVCALKPVECNCHRIEPRCWSR from the coding sequence ATGTCGTTTCTAAAAAGACTAGCCAAATGTGTTATAGCAACAGTTCGGACTAAAAATATAGCCAACGATATAACAAATACCTTCTTCGACATTGTGCGCGGCGAATCGAATAAGGTGCAAGCCAAAGAGTCGAAATGTCCGCCACAAAGAGAACCATACCGCAAACGGAATACGAAAGCTATATATTATCGCTCACACTGCGCGAAACCGTACCCCATTTGTGGTGTGAAGATGCTGTCTTTGAAATCGTGTAAACCGCAGCGCACATGGTCTATAGAAGTGGAAAAGTGTTGTACCGAGCTCTGCAAGTGGGCGCATCCGCGTTTCGACGATCTCTACTATATGCCGGGCGATAATTTGAATAAGAAATATCAACGCACATGGGCCGAATGTACAACGTTCCGTGTGGCGCCAAAGGCGATATGTTGTCACCAGCAAACTAAATATAAGCCGCCAAAGCGTCGCAAGCCACGACGCGCCATTCCGGTGTGTGATGATATGAAGACATGCCGTTTAACACTGTTGTGCCGCAATCATCTGTCGAAACGTTGTCCAAAGCTCATTTGGCCCGGTTGTAAGCCGGCGCGCGAACCACCAGACTGCCATCTCAAGCGGGCAGATTGTGGACCCAGAAAATGCACACCTTATCCGAGTTTCTCGGAGTGCTTGAAAGATAAGGTGTGTGCATTGAAGCCGGTTGAGTGTAATTGTCATCGAATAGAACCGAGATGCTGGAGTCGCTAA